Genomic segment of Peribacillus frigoritolerans:
GGTGCCGGCGTATTCGGCGTATTGAATCGCTTATTGCTTCCAGTAGGACTGCATCATGTCTTGAATAGTATGGTTTGGTTCGTCTTTGGTGAGTACAATGGAGCGACAGGTGATATAAATCGTTTCTTCGCAGGGGACCCGACTGCTGGGCCCTTCATGACCGGCTTTTTCCCGATCATGATGTTCGGTCTTCCAGCTGCGGCATTAGCGATGATAGCAGCTGCTAAGAAAGAGAAACGTAAATTGGTGACGGGGATGCTTGTTGGGTTAGCTTTCACTTCTTTCCTTACAGGAATCACTGAACCGATTGAATTTCTGTTCATGTTCATCGCACCGGTGCTATATGTAATACATGCCCTTTTAACAGGGGTCTCGCTGGCACTTGCTGTTATATTGGATATCCATCATGGTTTTGGATTCTCCGCAGGAGCGATTGATTATATCTTGAACTTTGGTATTGCGCAAAAACCGCTATGGTTAATACCGATTGGATTGGTATACGCGGCAGTTTACTTCGTGATTTTCTATTTTGTCATCAAGATCATGGATTTAAAAACACCTGGCCGTGAAGACGATGAGGAAGAAGTGGAAGAAGAAACTATTGTGAAAACAGGGGATAAATATACCGATATGGGATCGCTTTTCATTCAAGATCTTGGCGGTAAAGAGAATATAAAGCTAATTGATAACTGTGCAACACGCTTGCGTTTACAAGTGGCCGATTCAGGTAATGTGAATGAAGCAGCCTTAAAACGGCATGGTGCGCGCGGTGTCATGAAGTTGAATAAATCGAGTGTGCAGGTCATTGTTGGAACGAATGTTGAATTCGTTGCAAATGCAATGAAACAACTTGTCAAGAATGGCGTCGACCCAAGCCAAGTGAAAGCAGCTCCATCTGCACAAGTGGCAGAGGATATAGTAGAGGAAAACCAAGCTTTGGGTGCAAATGACTTTGTCCTTCCAATTGAAGGAACCGTTTTACCGATAGAACAAGTTCCCGATCAAGTGTTTGCCATGAAAATGATGGGGGATGGCTTTGCTATCGAGCCAGTCAACGGAAAACTAGTATCTCCAATCGATGGGGAAGTGCTAAGTATCTTCCCGACAAATCATGCACTGGGATTGAAAATGGATAATGGTCTGGAAATTCTGATCCATGTTGGTTTAGATACAGTTAAATTAAATGGAGAAGGGTTTACATCTCTTGTGCAAGAAGGTCAAAGAATAACAAAAGGAACACCTCTTTTGGAAATTGATTTAGATTTCATAAAACGGAATGCCCCATCAACGGTCACTCCTATTATATTCACTAACTTACCTGAAGGAACGGCAGTGAAATTGCAAAAGTCAGGGATCCAGAAACAAAATACACCAGATATCATCCAGTTGGAAAAACTATAAAACGTGTCAAAAAAGGGATGTCGACAATGTCGACATCCCTTTTTTATGCTGCATCTTTATTTGGATAAAACGGCTTCTTTATATACTTCTTGCTGTGATAAATTGTCATAACCAAAACAAACGGGTGCCCCATTGGCAGGATCTATCATAACCCTTGCATGAATACGAAAGACTTCTTCTAAAACGGGAGGTGTAATGATTTCGCTGGGGGTACCGATTTTAACGATTTCTCCTTCCTTCATCGTTATGATTTCATGTGAAAACCGGGACGCATGGTTAATATCATGCAGCACCATGACAGTCGTTATTTTTTGTTCTTTATTAAGTTTATCAACTATTTGCAAAACCTCTAGTTGATGAGCCATATCAAGGTAGGTGGTCGGCTCATCCAATAATAAAATCTCCGTTTTCTGTGCTAAAGCCATTGCTAGCCAAACTTTTTGTCTTTGACCACCGGAAAGATTTGTGATCTCCCGGTTTCTAAATGAAAGGGTTTTGGTGATATCCATGGCCCATTCAATCGTTTCTTTATCTTCTTTCGTTAATTTATTTACATTATTGCGGTGCGGATACCTTCCATATGAAATAAGCTCCTCTACCTTCAATTGGGCTGGTGCAACCGGGTTTTGGGGAAGTAGTGCCAAGTGCTTGGCAATTTGCTTCGTATGGATCTTATGTAAATCCTGACCTTGTAAAAAAACGCTTCCGCTCTTTTGTTTTAGAATGCGGCCTATCGTTTTCAGTAATGTGGATTTACCACAGCCATTAGGACCAATGATGGTAGTGACCAGGCCTTCTTTTATTTCCAAGTTCAAGTCTTTGAACACCGTGAATTTCTCGTAATTCGTTTCTAGATTTTCCATACGGAGAATACTCACTGATCATCTCTCCTTCTACGCTTTAGCTTTAATTAGTAAATAAAGAAAATATGGGACACCAATAATTGAGATGACGATCCCGACTGGCAATTCAGCGGGTGCAAAAACTGTTTTTGCGATAAAATCGGATGCAATCACCAGCAGTGCACCAATTGCTCCCGATACTGGGATGACCTGATTGTGATGGATACCTACAAGGTGCTTCGCTATGTGGGGAGCCATTAAACCTACGAATCCGATATTTCCCGATACGGAAACGGAGGCGCCCACCAATCCGATGCTGCAGAGTAAAAGGATGATCGTTTCCTTTTCTACAGAAACCCCCAAACTTTTAACACTCGATTCTTCCAACTGATACAAATCTAGTAAATACGCCTTTTTCTTAATAATCGGAATCAGGACCATCATCCATGGTAACATGGATGCGATGTATTTCCAGTTCGCATCATATATCGTTCCTGAGAGCCAAACCGTTGCCATTTCAAAATCGGTTGATTTCATTTTTAATGATAAATATAAGGAAAGGGCACCAAATGCCGAGCCTATGGCGATTCCGGTCAGTAAAAGGCGGCCCATGTCCAGGGTGCCTTTCTTCCAAGAGAAAAGGAAAATCAATAGGGCTGCCAAAAGCCCGCCCACCAAACCGAATAGCGGAAAACTCATAATGGAGAACCAGTCCGAGCCGCTGTTTTGACCTTGATAGAAAAACATGAAAATGACAATGGCTGTCCCAGCACCGGCATTAATACCGAGAATACCGGAATCGGCCAAGCCATTTTTCGTAACCCCTTGAATGACAGTCCCAGCAATTCCTAAGCTCACTCCCACCAAACCGGCGATCACAATGCGGGGGAGCCTGAAATCGAAGATGACCAAATCAAAATCGGAAACTGGATTCACCCTGAATAAGGTCTGAAGGACAGCTTTGACGGTCATGTCGAATGTACCGGATATCAAACTAAAATAACTTGTAATAACGATTAAACATAAAATGATGGTCATCGTGATGGTGAAGCGCCACCGAGTATTCTTATCCATTCTTTTCTCCTCCTCTCGTTCTTATTAAGTACAGGAAGAAAGGAATGCCGATCAGGGAAGTAACGACTCCTATGGGGGTTTCGAATGGATAATTAACAAACCGGCTCAAGACATCGCACAAAGCTAGAAAAACCGCACCGATTACCCCTGCACATGGAACGATCCATTTATAATCGATCCCAATTAAAAACCGGGTGATGTGGGGGATGATAAGTCCAACAAAACCGATTTTCCCTACAAGCGCCACTGCGATTCCCGTTAAGCAAATGACGGAAAGGAGGGCCACAGCTTTTACTATTTTTGTGCGCTGACCTAAATTGATGGAAATTTCTTCGCCTAAAGATAATATCGTAATGGATTTTGAGATGAATAGGGCGAGGATGATTCCCACCATTCCACACGGTATCGCCAATTTTAGTACATTGGGGTCGATCTGGTGCAACCTCGAGTTGTACCAAAAACTTACATTCTGGGAAATTTGGAAATAGGATGCTATGGCAGCAGAAATACTGCTTAAAAATGTCCCGATCACAGTTCCGATTATGGCTAATCGAACTGGTGATAATCCATTAGGAAGCAGCGACCCAAAACCAAAGACAATTCCGGCTCCCAATGCAGAACCTAACATTGAAAAGAGGATCATTTGGAATGAAGACATACCTGGAGTAAATACCATACAAAGTGTAATCACGAACGCAGAGCCATCCGTCACTCCCATGATTGAAGGGGATGCAAGATAATTTCTTGTCATCCCCTGCATGAGTGCTCCTGATATGGCTAAAAATGCCCCGACGAGAAGGGCACCCAAAACTCTAGGCAAGCGAGAAGCCATAATGATCGTATGGTCAACGTTACTAGAGTCATAGTGGAAAATGGCATTCCATACCGTTATGGAATCTATATTTTTGGCACCATATAAAATCGATAATACGATGGAGAAGCAAATCAATAAAGGTGCCATACAAAGAATTATTATTGGTAATGAATTTGTTTTTGCCATATCAATCAACGCACCTTACTGTTTATTTAGCTAATTCTTCCGTTGCAGCCTTCAGGAAAGCTGTTTTACTCCAAGCCGTTCCACCTTGAGCAAGAGGATCAACCGAGTTTACAAACACCTTATTTTCTTTTACTGCCGTGATGCTCTTCCAAATGGAGTTGTTTTCCAAATCTTTTAACGCTTCCGGTTTTTGTGCATTTTCACTTTCCGAGAATTGCAAGAAGACATAATCTGGGTCAAGTTCTGCAAATTTTTCTAATGAAATCATTTCTTGTGCTTTAATTGGCTTGATTTCTTCAGGGACGGTCAAGCCTAGATCTTTATAGATTACTGGGTTGAAATACACATCTTCAGGATATAGGAATAGGCTGCCGTTCCGGATTCTCACCACTAATGCCTTTTTATCCTTCAGCTTTTCACCGAGTTCCAGTTTTGCTTTTGCGGCGTCATCATTATAGGTTGTGATGATTTTTTCGGCTTCATCTTTTTTACCTGTAAGGCTGGCCATTAACCGCAAGTTGTCTTCCCAATTTGTCGAAATATGTGAATATGGGAATGTTGGCGCCACTTTTTCCAATTGTTCCGTCACATTAGCTGGA
This window contains:
- the nagE gene encoding N-acetylglucosamine-specific PTS transporter subunit IIBC — encoded protein: MLNFLQKIGKALMLPIAVLPAAALLLRLGQPDLLNIPFMAASGQAIFDNLAILFALGIAIGLSKDGSGAAALAGLVGYFVLTNGTQAINKDINMAVLGGIISGIVAALLYNRYSDIRLPEWLGFFSGKRFVPIITSLAMIILAAIFGFVWPPIQDVINSVGDWITGAGALGAGVFGVLNRLLLPVGLHHVLNSMVWFVFGEYNGATGDINRFFAGDPTAGPFMTGFFPIMMFGLPAAALAMIAAAKKEKRKLVTGMLVGLAFTSFLTGITEPIEFLFMFIAPVLYVIHALLTGVSLALAVILDIHHGFGFSAGAIDYILNFGIAQKPLWLIPIGLVYAAVYFVIFYFVIKIMDLKTPGREDDEEEVEEETIVKTGDKYTDMGSLFIQDLGGKENIKLIDNCATRLRLQVADSGNVNEAALKRHGARGVMKLNKSSVQVIVGTNVEFVANAMKQLVKNGVDPSQVKAAPSAQVAEDIVEENQALGANDFVLPIEGTVLPIEQVPDQVFAMKMMGDGFAIEPVNGKLVSPIDGEVLSIFPTNHALGLKMDNGLEILIHVGLDTVKLNGEGFTSLVQEGQRITKGTPLLEIDLDFIKRNAPSTVTPIIFTNLPEGTAVKLQKSGIQKQNTPDIIQLEKL
- a CDS encoding ABC transporter ATP-binding protein produces the protein MSILRMENLETNYEKFTVFKDLNLEIKEGLVTTIIGPNGCGKSTLLKTIGRILKQKSGSVFLQGQDLHKIHTKQIAKHLALLPQNPVAPAQLKVEELISYGRYPHRNNVNKLTKEDKETIEWAMDITKTLSFRNREITNLSGGQRQKVWLAMALAQKTEILLLDEPTTYLDMAHQLEVLQIVDKLNKEQKITTVMVLHDINHASRFSHEIITMKEGEIVKIGTPSEIITPPVLEEVFRIHARVMIDPANGAPVCFGYDNLSQQEVYKEAVLSK
- a CDS encoding FecCD family ABC transporter permease, with amino-acid sequence MDKNTRWRFTITMTIILCLIVITSYFSLISGTFDMTVKAVLQTLFRVNPVSDFDLVIFDFRLPRIVIAGLVGVSLGIAGTVIQGVTKNGLADSGILGINAGAGTAIVIFMFFYQGQNSGSDWFSIMSFPLFGLVGGLLAALLIFLFSWKKGTLDMGRLLLTGIAIGSAFGALSLYLSLKMKSTDFEMATVWLSGTIYDANWKYIASMLPWMMVLIPIIKKKAYLLDLYQLEESSVKSLGVSVEKETIILLLCSIGLVGASVSVSGNIGFVGLMAPHIAKHLVGIHHNQVIPVSGAIGALLVIASDFIAKTVFAPAELPVGIVISIIGVPYFLYLLIKAKA
- a CDS encoding FecCD family ABC transporter permease codes for the protein MAKTNSLPIIILCMAPLLICFSIVLSILYGAKNIDSITVWNAIFHYDSSNVDHTIIMASRLPRVLGALLVGAFLAISGALMQGMTRNYLASPSIMGVTDGSAFVITLCMVFTPGMSSFQMILFSMLGSALGAGIVFGFGSLLPNGLSPVRLAIIGTVIGTFLSSISAAIASYFQISQNVSFWYNSRLHQIDPNVLKLAIPCGMVGIILALFISKSITILSLGEEISINLGQRTKIVKAVALLSVICLTGIAVALVGKIGFVGLIIPHITRFLIGIDYKWIVPCAGVIGAVFLALCDVLSRFVNYPFETPIGVVTSLIGIPFFLYLIRTRGGEKNG
- a CDS encoding iron-hydroxamate ABC transporter substrate-binding protein, translated to MKKQLFVLGMATVFSLGLGACGNAEKTSEDASQKSKVTDTAKKEAKTQTITYLDKEYTIPAKVTSIATASLESMEDAAILGIKPSGVVTVGGEIPEYLANDLEGAKSIGEKMQPNYETLLGMKPDVIMWSSKSPANVTEQLEKVAPTFPYSHISTNWEDNLRLMASLTGKKDEAEKIITTYNDDAAKAKLELGEKLKDKKALVVRIRNGSLFLYPEDVYFNPVIYKDLGLTVPEEIKPIKAQEMISLEKFAELDPDYVFLQFSESENAQKPEALKDLENNSIWKSITAVKENKVFVNSVDPLAQGGTAWSKTAFLKAATEELAK